One genomic segment of Capricornis sumatraensis isolate serow.1 chromosome X, serow.2, whole genome shotgun sequence includes these proteins:
- the IRS4 gene encoding insulin receptor substrate 4, which produces MASCSFALDQATRRLRAAAAATAAALAAAATTPFLSSGTPTAPIGTGSSCPGAMWLSTATGSRSDSESDEEDLPVGDEVCKRGYLRKQKHGRWRYFVLKLETADAPARLEYYENARKFRHSVRTAAAAAAAAASGATVPAPIAPRRVITLYQCFSVSQRADARYPHLIALFTQNEYFAMVAENESEQESWYLLLSRLILESKRRRCGMLGAQPEGEPAALAAAAAVEPPFYKDVWQVIVKPRGLGHRKELSGVFRLCLTDEEVLFVRLNTEVASVVVQLLSIRRCGHSEQYFFLEVGRSTVIGPGELWMQVDDCVVAQNMHELFLEKMRALCADEYRARCRSYSISIGGHLLTLLSTRRHLDMLPLEPGGWLRRSRFEQFCHLWAIGDGEDEMLLARRYITPSEPVPRSRRGRLHLPRGRRSRRATSVPASFFRRTAPSPVRILYPAEALHDRDPVSSEASGSGSGNSGEEGGPQGKEDQEENEGDYMPMNNWGSGNGRGSGSGQGSSGQGSSSQSSGGSQCSGRGHGSGGGQGSSSSHGSSGSSSGDQSAGGNQCSGDGQGTAGHGSSSGQGAGGGHGSGRGQGPGDGHGSGGGKNSGGGKGSGSGKGPEGNGDRGKSLKKRSYFGKLTQSKQQQMPPPPPPPPPPGAATGGKGKSGGRFRLYFCADRGATKERKEAKEVKDTEPSEGAARGPHRARAFDEDEDDPYVPMRPGVAAPLASSSDYMPMAPQNVSVSKKRHSRSPFEDSRGYMMMFPRVSPPPVPSPPKAPDPAKEDDSKDNDSDSDYMFMAPGAGAIPKNPRNPQGGSSSKSWSSYFSLPNPFRSSPLGQSDHNEYVPMLPGKFLGKGLEKEVSSNRGPKDTASKPSVEGSFSKPRDGGSPSKRSGDGPPKHKAKRPNRLPFMTKGNKVKPKPQKPTQEQREADSPRGYVNIDFPKRGYNMPDPCLQRLPGVWGIIADPRQFAFSNYVNIEFGVPFPNPAGNLSDLFRAIPGANPFFLDGATGSSANREEGDYIEVIFNPAMTPAVPFADSAIRYDAETGRIYVVDPFSECCMNISLSPSRCSERPPVARLLLREELERRRPQSRSQSFFAAARAAISAFPTDSLERDLSASFAAAAAAVPTLALGRALAAASALVAAPGIGAAAAGLEAAAGFDSASVRWFLPVADAAGAAVRGAQDVGGGSNLRAPNPSADLAGGENRAGGAAAAVAAPPRSPGRGRVPRPPEREDSDEDDTYVRMDFARRDNRKFDSPQRGW; this is translated from the coding sequence ATGGCTAGCTGCTCCTTCGCTCTCGACCAAGCGACAAGGAGACTGCGAGCTGCAGCAGCGGCAACAGCAGCGGCTCTAGCTGCGGCGGCGACCACCCCATTTCTTTCCTCGGGAACCCCCACCGCACCCATTGGGACCGGGTCGTCTTGTCCGGGAGCCATGTGGCTCTCCACGGCCACTGGCTCCCGGTCAGACTCGGAGTCCGACGAGGAGGACCTTCCCGTCGGGGACGAAGTCTGCAAACGCGGCTACCTGCGGAAGCAGAAGCATGGGCGCTGGCGCTACTTCGTGCTCAAACTCGAGACCGCCGACGCCCCAGCTCGGCTGGAATACTACGAAAATGCCAGGAAGTTCCGGCACAGTGTCCGCACCGCGGCGGCTGCAGCGGCGGCGGCCGCCTCCGGCGCCACGGTCCCCGCGCCCATTGCACCGCGGCGCGTGATCACCCTGTACCAGTGCTTCTCGGTGAGCCAGCGGGCCGACGCAAGGTACCCACACCTCATCGCTCTTTTCACCCAAAACGAGTATTTCGCAATGGTGGCCGAGAATGAGTCGGAGCAAGAGAGCTGGTACTTGCTGCTCAGCCGCCTCATCCTCGAGAGCAAGCGCCGCCGCTGCGGCATGCTCGGCGCGCAGCCGGAGGGAGAGCCGGCCGCGCTAGCGGCTGCAGCGGCGGTGGAGCCACCCTTCTACAAAGATGTGTGGCAAGTAATAGTCAAACCCAGGGGGCTGGGGCACCGAAAAGAGCTGAGCGGCGTGTTCCGGCTCTGTCTTACCGACGAGGAGGTTCTGTTCGTGAGGTTAAATACAGAAGTGGCCAGCGTGGTCGTCCAGCTCCTGAGCATCCGTCGCTGTGGGCACTCGGAGCAGTATTTCTTCTTGGAAGTCGGTAGGTCCACCGTCATCGGTCCGGGGGAGCTCTGGATGCAAGTGGATGACTGTGTGGTGGCCCAAAACATGCACGAGCTGTTTTTGGAGAAGATGAGAGCCTTGTGTGCAGACGAATACAGAGCCCGCTGCCGCAGCTACAGCATCAGCATCGGCGGCCACCTGTTAACCCTGCTGTCCACTAGGAGGCACCTGGACATGCTGCCGCTCGAGCCTGGCGGCTGGCTCCGAAGGTCCCGCTTTGAGCAGTTTTGCCACCTTTGGGCCATCGGTGATGGGGAAGACGAGATGCTCCTCGCCAGGCGCTACATAACACCCAGTGAGCCTGTGCCCCGCTCCAGAAGAGGAAGACTACACCTGCCCAGAGGGCGCAGATCCAGGAGAGCGACTTCAGTGCCAGCCAGCTTTTTCCGCCGCACCGCACCCAGCCCTGTGCGCATCCTGTACCCTGCAGAAGCCCTCCACGACCGAGATCCCGTGTCTTCTGAAGCCTCTGGCTCTGGCTCTGGCAACTCAGGGGAAGAAGGTGGTCCTCAGGGCAAAGAGGATCAGGAAGAAAACGAAGGTGACTATATGCCCATGAACAACTGGGGCTCGGGAAATGGCCGGGGCTCAGGAAGTGGACAGGGTTCAAGTGGGCAAGGCTCCAGTAGCCAAAGCTCCGGGGGAAGTCAGTGCTCAGGCAGGGGGCATGGCTCCGGAGGTGGTCAGGGCTCAAGTAGCAGCCATGGCTCAAGTGGCAGCAGCTCCGGGGACCAGAGTGCAGGAGGAAACCAGTGCTCTGGGGACGGCCAGGGCACCGCTGGGCATGGCTCAAGCAGTGGCCAGGgagctggaggtgggcatggctcAGGCCGTGGCCAGGGACCCGGAGATGGCCATGGCTCAGGCGGTGGCAAGAACTCTGGAGGGGGCAAAGGCTCAGGGAGTGGGAAGGGGCCCGAAGGCAATGGTGATCGTGGGAAATCTCTGAAGAAAAGATCCTACTTTGGCAAATTAACTCAAAGCAAGCAACAGCAAATGCCACCACCtccgccccctccacccccaccaggtGCAGCAACTGGTGGGAAAGGGAAGTCGGGGGGAAGGTtccgactttatttttgtgcAGACAGAGGGGCCACAAAAGAACGCAAAGAAGCCAAAGAAGTGAAAGACACGGAGCCCTCAGAAGGTGCAGCTCGGGGTCCCCACAGAGCCAGAGCTTTTGATGAAGACGAGGATGATCCGTATGTGCCAATGAGGCCAGGCGTGGCTGCTCCTCTCGCAAGCTCCAGCGACTACATGCCCATGGCTCCTCAAAATGTCTCTGTGTCCAAAAAGCGCCACTCTCGATCACCTTTTGAAGATTCTAGAGGGTACATGATGATGTTTCCCAGAGTGAGCCCACCACCTGTGCCAAGTCCTCCAAAAGCACCTGATCCTGCTAAAGAGGATGACTCAAAGGACAATGACAGTGACAGTGACTATATGTTCATGGCCCCTGGAGCTGGTGCCATTCCTAAAAACCCCAGAAATCCTCAGGGAGGCTCTTCCTCCAAAAGTTGGAGCTCCTACTTCTCTCTGCCAAATCCTTTTCGGAGCTCCCCATTGGGACAGAGTGACCATAATGAGTATGTACCAatgttacctggaaaattcctagGAAAGGGCCTAGAGAAGGAGGTCTCATCTAACAGAGGCCCCAAAGATACAGCTTCAAAGCCTTCAGTTGAAGGGTCTTTCTCAAAGCCTAGAGATGGGGGATCACCTTCCAAGCGTTCAGGTGATGGGCCCCCCAAGCACAAGGCTAAGAGACCTAATCGACTTCCTTTTATGACAAAAGGAAACAAAGTCAAGCCAAAACCACAAAAGCCCACACAGGAGCAGAGAGAAGCCGACAGCCCTAGGGGCTACGTCAACATTGACTTCCCTAAGAGAGGTTATAATATGCCAGATCCATGTCTTCAAAGACTTCCAGGTGTGTGGGGCATAATTGCCGACCCCAGACAGTTTGCCTTTTCCAATTATGTGAATATTGAGTTCGGAGTGCCATTTCCAAATCCAGCAGGCAACCTCTCAGATCTCTTCAGAGCTATCCCAGGTGCCAATCCCTTCTTTCTGGACGGTGCTACAGGGAGCAGTGCTAATAGGGAAGAAGGTGACTACATCGAAGTGATTTTCAACCCAGCGATGACACCAGCCGTGCCTTTTGCTGACAGTGCCATTCGCTACGATGCCGAAACTGGTCGCATCTATGTGGTCGATCCATTTTCTGAGTGCTGTATGAACatttctctctcccccagccGCTGCTCCGAACGACCACCTGTAGCGAGGCTGCTACTGCGAGAAGAGCTCGAGCGAAGGCGCCCACAAAGCCGTTCGCAAAGTTTCTTTGCAGCCGCCAGAGCCGCCATCTCTGCGTTTCCGACCGACAGCCTCGAGAGAGACCTATCCGCCTCCTTCGCCGCAGCCGCGGCCGCCGTACCAACCTTAGCTCTCGGCCGGGCTTTAGCTGCCGCCTCCGCTTTGGTCGCGGCTCCCGGCATCGGCGCAGCAGCCGCCGGCCTCGAGGCCGCCGCTGGATTTGACTCCGCCTCCGTCCGCTGGTTCCTACCTGTTGCAGATGCTGCTGGTGCCGCGGTCAGGGGGGCCCAAGACGTTGGGGGTGGCTCGAACCTCAGAGCCCCAAACCCATCAGCAGACCTGGCCGGAGGTGAGAACCGAGCCGGTGGGGCTGCCGCTGCAGTCGCCGCTCCGCCTCGATCACCTGGCCGCGGTCGGGTGCCCAGACCCCCAGAAAGAGAAGATTCTGACGAAGACGACACGTACGTGAGAATGGACTTTGCAAGACGTGACAACAGGAAGTTCGACTCTCCCCAAAGAGGTTGgtga